The genomic stretch TGTGCGAGACATGTTGAATTCAGCTTATAATactaaaaatatgaaaatatattgGCTTTTCACGATGCCTTTAGGGGCTTACATTAATTCAAGTATCAGGTTTGAGAACCCTACTACTAATCTTCTAATGATTTAAAGAATACTAGAAAACAAAATCCATCTGTGGTATAAAATGGCTGGTTGGCAGTCCTGTGAGCTAGAGCAGGGATGTCAGCGCAGTGCAGACGTGCATACACAGGCAAAGTCACAAGGAATACATCTGATCAAAGTTTTTTAGTCCATGTCCCTGTGTCCTGGAAGACTCCGTCTGATTCTGTGGGCCCCGAGTCATCCAGAGGAATTTCATCCCAGAGCGGACTCCTGTTCCTCAGGGGTTAAAGGTTAACAGCAACATGTCGGTCACTTCTTTCCATTCAAGGAACTTTTTCCTTTATTCTCAATGTTTAAGCTGGATGGGGGATCTACAACTAAAAATATAAATTTTTATAAACTATAAAAGAtctataaatttaaaaaaatgacataaTAAGATTGATTAAGGAATGGGTCTCTTGACATTATTAGTATCTCTTAGTATTTATTTTCTGTTCATATTTGAACAGAAAAATCTCCATtgcaaagggagagaggggtgtgggCCACTACATTAAAGTGATTTAAAATAACAAGGTCAAAGAGATTGAACCAGGCATGAATCCCCTCAAAGGACAAAAATGATTTGAATGGTtgatcacaaaaaaaaaacagcaaggGACGAGAATAATGGAAACAGTAAATAACGGTTTGGGTGGTCTTGCTGGTGGAGAGGGGTTCTTGAGAGGAGGGGACTGGGGTTATTCTGTTCTCTTTAGTCATAGTACATAGTACCGTCAAACTCAGCCCTCTCTCCGTTGTTGACGAATTCATCAGGGTTGGAGCAGTACTTGTTGTCGTAGACCTGCCGAGGGAGGCCGTATGTGGTCATGCCCTGCTGGGACGCCATCTTGTTGGTGCCCATCTGCAGTGAAACGGTGGAGGTGTCGCATTCCTCCAAGCCCAGACTCTTGTCATAGATGTGTCTCCTGGTGCCAGGGGCCGTCATgccagactgagagagggagagaggaagaaaagcaGGGGAGGATTAGATATAGGCTACAAAGTGTAATATTTTATATCATATTAATTGCTTTCATGATAGGCAGAGAGGGAAAACTCCCAAGATGTGCAGAATGTTAGTCAATTCTATCTCTACCAGAGAAGATCTATTTGTGAAATCAAATGGCGCCCCACCTGGTTGGCACCCTTATTGGTGCCCATCTGGAGGCTGATGGTGGACTGGTCCAGAGGGTTCTCCATTCCCCCCCTCGGGTCATACAGGTGACGCCGCGTGCCATAAGATGTCATGCCCTTCTGGCTGGCAAGTTTGTTGGTACCCATCTGGACAGACAGGCAAAGGTAGTGCACTGGTTATGCCTGAACTATAATACCGTTAAACCAATCCTATCGGCCAAACTAAAAACAAATGAAGGTATGTTATaacatgctgctactactacttataTTACACCTGTAATAACAGTGATATCTTAGTGTATAAGGTGTATATGATACAAAGACTGTTCTGACCTGCAGGCCGATGACATTGCGCCCTTCCTTCAGCATGTCTGGGGCGAAACGGCGCTGGTGTGCTGTTGCATACTTCACTCCCATGTCATGCTTGGAGTGGAAACCTTTGGACTGGGCCTGGTGAAAGAGGGGAAGGTTAGAAAAACAGATTATGGATCCTCACATGAAGTAGAAGTAGGTTTTCTTACAAGCCACTGACAATACTttctacatacagtactgtacaatGTGCTGAGATTCCTCTATGGGTTTCCACTCACAATTCCAGCCAGGGTGATGAGCGTGCTCTGGACCTGGGTGTAGTTGGTATTCTCAAACAGGTCGTTGGCCTCAAACAAATCGTATGGCTTCATACCATAAACTGTGATGGCTCGGACAAAATTGCCAATGTTTTCCAGCTGGGCAATGAAAAGGAAAAATAATTAGCCAAGAACAAATGGTCCACTGAGGTAAAAGCAAGAGTACAAACAAAGAGGACACCAGTTACTGAGTTATTTGTTATTTTGATATTGTCATGTTTCTTTAAATAGTCATTCTATTTGAGACTCAGGACTTCAGAATGGTCAGCTGTGTGGGGTTTTCTTCAAAGCCCTACTCACCAGTTGGATAATATTTTTCTCTTTTATTCTTGACAAATGGACCACCACATGTGAGTGCATTGATTCTTAGTGACATTGTATGTCATGGATGATTCTTGAAAGTGCCTCAACAAACACTTAAAAGTGCTGTTTTCTTTTTGAGTCTCATAAAAGAGATCTGAAGACGCACGCTGAGATGTGCCCCATTAAACAACGTAGCTGCAGCttgaaatgtaaataaataaacactatGCCAAGCAAAAGACTATCTATCTGGTTACATATTTCAGCGAGTTCAGTGGATGAAAGGTATGGAGTGGAAAAAACTACTGACTCTTGGCATGCTTATTGCTGCTCAATACTAAGCAAAGTTTCTATAATAACTATAGCCCACTGCACTTCATGATGGGCATGATGttatataataatacaaaaacattTATTCTGTCTCAGAACAAGCTTACCTGATGCCAGTTTTGAGGGGAAGTGTTAATCTTTCTCACAGATCCTGGCTGAAGTGTGTTGATAAGTCTACACACAAGGAAAGAGAAAGCACAGAACAGTCAAAATACTGTTCTGactttgagtggcccagtcatCATTAACAGTGGGGAAATGAATGAGACAATGATATTGGAAGCAACAGAAAGTAATATGATATGACACACAATATGCTCTGCCATTCTGCACGGCCACAGTACTGAGGAGAGTATCGTTCACTCACTCGCACAAGATGACCCCATCCTTTAGGTTCTCCATGAAAGGATCAGCGATCTTCTTGCCTGTTACGTCCTGGATCCACAGCCtcagctcctcctccttctgGGGGTCATACTTCTGGGCCAACTGAAGAGGCAGAGGTCAAATGTTATACAGTGCatttattcagacccttcactttttccacattttgttatttcttattctaaaatggattaagttaTTATTTTTCcgccacacacaataccccataatgacacagcgaAAACAACGCAGtgaaggggtctgattactttccagatgcactgtaaatgtgttgCATTTGACTGCATCCTAACATCTGCAGACACTCAGGTCTTGTAACTGTCAGTTCTGCATGATGAATGATCTTGTGACAGGTGCTTGGCTACCGGAAAAATAAAAATGATCTTACAACAAACTAACTATAGTAAACGAGTCATAGAACTATGATATTTATCAGAGCTATTATCCCCCCCTCTCCTTTTTCCTTTCTCATCTTGTAACAGAGGGATAACATTCCTCCCACTTTCCTTTGAAAGCCTACCCATTGTAATAAAACCTAACGATGAAGATTAGAGTTAAAAAACAACAGGAAGAAAGGTTAAAATGGCCATGGGACATTCCTGCATGGAGAAACACTGATTCTCCGCTTCCATGTATTTCCCTATTGGCACAAACGCACCCCCCTAATACCATAAATTCTATGGTGGGTCTGTAGCCCCCTTCTCACTCTGCACTTTCTCCTTTTCTGAATGTTCTGCTCACTCACAGTCTGGGAGAGGGCTTGTGAGACCAGGAGCCAACACAAACAGGTATTTCAAAGCAGCAGGGTTTGCGTAGCTTCCAGTCCATCACACCAAACTTGGGAGAAACAGCTCTCCCTATTACTCCTCCCTGTGCTCCCTCTGGGTTTTCCGGAATCTGTACTTTTACAGTGAGGCGATCTACTCAGGCAAACCACATCTGATAATGAGATGCCAAGACCTGCAGACAGCACTTGGAGCCAGCCAAGGTATTTTGGTCAGAGTTTCATTTAACTGTGTCAGGAGGTCAGGAATGTAATCAGAACTGgttcatttatttaaaaatgtataagtCTTTGATGCCAAGATTGGCACCTATCCATTGATTCTATCAGTGTTTTTCATGTATGAACTCAGCGGAGAGAATATAAATTAAATCAGTGTAGGCCATGGCATAAGGAATAAAATGGTTTAAGTTGATACAAACAGGGGTGAAAGTAAGACAGAACGGTCAGGTATGGAGTACCGGCAAAATAAAGAGTGGGTGTACGCCATGCCGGTAAAACGTGAACCTATCACAATTATTAAAACAGATTTCAAGAAAACTGTAGGCTATCACACTATTTTTCATACCGCATGTCATTTGCATGAAAAATGAGCGAATAGACTTGAAAACTTGTGGAATACGTTCCAAAATGCAGTGGTTCAACAATAACACTGACATTTTGATAAGGCAGAGATGAGCGGCCGAGACCGAGATGCGCGCGGACAGCAGTGTACGCATCAATTCAGGTTACAATACTTGTGTAGGCCCAATGAAGGACAATCACCGAATGTCATTCAGAACACTTTGGAGTTTTGTAAGTGATGTCTCTTTGCATTTATCAAAAGGCACTACTGTATGGATGTTGGAATTATTTTAGCGTGGATTGGCCTAATAGTTGGAATAGTAACTGaggtctggacactgactgtaggtctcaCATGTCGCCTATTATAATTTTAACTCCTGCAGA from Oncorhynchus tshawytscha isolate Ot180627B linkage group LG09, Otsh_v2.0, whole genome shotgun sequence encodes the following:
- the cnn1b gene encoding calponin-1 encodes the protein MSKNFKGGPSFGLSAEVKSKLAQKYDPQKEEELRLWIQDVTGKKIADPFMENLKDGVILCELINTLQPGSVRKINTSPQNWHQLENIGNFVRAITVYGMKPYDLFEANDLFENTNYTQVQSTLITLAGIAQSKGFHSKHDMGVKYATAHQRRFAPDMLKEGRNVIGLQMGTNKLASQKGMTSYGTRRHLYDPRGGMENPLDQSTISLQMGTNKGANQSGMTAPGTRRHIYDKSLGLEECDTSTVSLQMGTNKMASQQGMTTYGLPRQVYDNKYCSNPDEFVNNGERAEFDGTMYYD